One Pseudomonas entomophila genomic window carries:
- a CDS encoding bacterioferritin-associated ferredoxin, translating into MYVCLCVGVTDGQIRDAIYEGCCSYKEVRAATNVASQCGKCACLAKQVVRETLTELQLSQQAVLPYPVEFNAA; encoded by the coding sequence ATGTATGTGTGTCTTTGTGTCGGTGTCACCGACGGACAGATCCGCGATGCGATCTACGAAGGATGCTGCAGCTACAAGGAAGTTCGAGCCGCCACCAATGTCGCCAGCCAATGTGGCAAGTGCGCCTGCCTCGCCAAGCAGGTGGTGCGTGAAACCCTGACCGAGCTGCAACTCAGCCAACAGGCCGTGCTGCCCTACCCCGTTGAATTCAACGCGGCGTAA